In Isoptericola variabilis 225, the genomic window CCACCCCCGGCCACGTCACCGGCTTCCTCGGCCCCAACGGCGCCGGGAAGTCCACGACGATGCGCATGATGTGCGGGCTCACGCCGGCGACGTCGGGCACCGCCCGCGTGCTCGGCGTCCCGTTCGCGGCGCTCGCCAACCCGGGCCGCCGCGTCGGCGTCCTGCTCGACGCCTCGGCGCAGCACGCCGGGCGCACCGGTCGCGAGGTGCTCACGCTCGCCGCGCTGCTCACGGGCGTGGACCGGCGCCGGGTCGACGCGGTGCTCGACCTCGTGGGGCTCACCGAGAAGGAGGCGGCCCGCCGCGTCGGCTCGTACTCGCTCGGCATGCGCCAGCGCCTGGGCATCGCGTCCGCGCTGCTCGGCGACCCCGAGGTGCTCATCCTCGACGAGCCCGCCAACGGGCTCGACCCCGCGGGCATCCGCTGGATGCGCGACCTGCTCCAGGACTTCG contains:
- a CDS encoding ABC transporter ATP-binding protein gives rise to the protein MITVEHLTKRYGPVVAVDDVSFTATPGHVTGFLGPNGAGKSTTMRMMCGLTPATSGTARVLGVPFAALANPGRRVGVLLDASAQHAGRTGREVLTLAALLTGVDRRRVDAVLDLVGLTEKEAARRVGSYSLGMRQRLGIASALLGDPEVLILDEPANGLDPAGIRWMRDLLQDFAAHGGTVLLSSHLLHEIEQVADRLVVIGRGRIVAQGAKDDLLRRAGTFARSEDDAALVAALTAAGITAEPLATGGVDAQAEPAAVARAASAAGVVVTELRAADSRGLEDLFLELTAGDAREEVSA